A stretch of DNA from Fulvitalea axinellae:
GCGGACGAGCTGTCGGCGATGGCTAAGGACTGCAGGGCCGATACCGTTAGGCGCTTTGTGGACGCGTGTCCGGTGAGCCTGTCGATCCTGTGCGGGAATAAGCGTACGGAGGCGAAGGTCCGGTATTTCGACGATTTGTTGGAGGAGTATGACGTGGAAACGCGTGAGCGGATATCGACGAGGGCGGGGGTTATGGCTATGGAGTTGGGGAGGGTTGACGGCGAGGAGGGAGCCGCGCCGGAAGAAATCCATCCGTAACGTGGAAGGAATCGCATAATTCATCATTTTTAAGGTCTTTTGGGATACATATGGAGGACCGTGACAAATTATTAAAATGGGAAAGATTCTGTGGCCGTTTAAGGGTAGGCGATCGGGTAACAGGCAGAGTTTTCAAGCATGAGCCCTACGGTGTTTATGTCGACATAGGAGAAGATTTTTACGGGATCGTATTGGTCCCGATGATTCGGAAGGAGCCCCGGATTCGGGTTGAGGAATATCCTGCCATCGGGTCCAGTGTTACGGCGGTTATCCTGGCTTTCTCTCCGAACAGGGAGATGGAATACAGTTATGTCAGCCTGAGTATGAAGGATATTGACGGTTAGGGAATTGGAATGTGAAAATTTTTGTGTGACCATTCGTGAGGGAGACAAGGCATGCCATGTCTCTACGGTTTTTTGGGGTCGAAGATAGGCCTATGATGATGCACCAGTCGTGTTTATTCAGGATATTCAACCGTTGATGGTTTGAAAGGGATTGGATAGAATCCGCCTGTATCGTTAGATCTTTTTT
This window harbors:
- a CDS encoding S1 RNA-binding domain-containing protein, which translates into the protein MEDRDKLLKWERFCGRLRVGDRVTGRVFKHEPYGVYVDIGEDFYGIVLVPMIRKEPRIRVEEYPAIGSSVTAVILAFSPNREMEYSYVSLSMKDIDG